One region of Armatimonadia bacterium genomic DNA includes:
- a CDS encoding type I restriction-modification system subunit M → MLTQQQLETHLWSCANKLRGSIDSQDFKDYILTLMFYKRLADQWECEAEQAVRKMQSGTTELTAAMRKAIRNDPDFHQHRISIPAGCFWQDIVSTPTHQLGQKLNHVMGEVGSANPQLDAVFRAVDWNATVNDSGIQKPRIGNEVLHDLVQEFSTHNLSNDNVDVDVLGRAYEYLILKFADDAGAKGGEFYTPREVVQVLVRILKPSPTARVYDPTCGSGGMLVYSAEHVRRQDGPDGARKMKLFGQERNWNTWAIARMNMVLHDLEAEIRGGASTLTDPQFTRGEGQIDTFDVVIANFPFSDANWGHERLKEDPFGRMRYGMPPSKNGDFAFLQHIVASMNETGRAGVVCSQGVLFRGNAEGKIRRAMLKEDLLEAVVGLPSNLFYGNTIPGCLLFFNRCKPQERRGKVLFIYAAKDYEELSNQNRLRPQDVDRIVAAFEAGQDEERYCRLVAMDEIAENDYNLNIPRYVDTFEPEEPVDMPAAVAALGEAEAAREEAMKTLRGYLEELGL, encoded by the coding sequence ATGCTAACTCAGCAGCAACTAGAGACGCACCTGTGGTCTTGTGCAAACAAGCTCAGGGGCTCCATCGACTCCCAGGACTTCAAGGACTACATCCTGACCCTGATGTTCTACAAGCGTCTCGCCGACCAGTGGGAATGCGAGGCCGAACAGGCCGTGCGCAAGATGCAGTCGGGGACGACAGAGCTAACGGCCGCGATGCGGAAGGCCATCCGGAACGACCCCGATTTCCACCAGCACCGCATCAGCATCCCGGCGGGATGCTTCTGGCAAGACATCGTCAGCACGCCCACCCATCAGCTTGGGCAGAAGCTCAATCATGTGATGGGCGAGGTCGGCTCTGCCAACCCCCAACTCGATGCTGTCTTCCGGGCGGTCGACTGGAACGCCACCGTCAACGATAGCGGGATCCAGAAGCCCCGCATCGGCAACGAGGTGCTGCACGATCTTGTCCAGGAGTTCAGCACGCACAACCTCTCCAACGACAACGTGGATGTGGACGTGCTGGGGCGGGCCTACGAGTACCTGATCCTCAAGTTCGCCGATGACGCCGGCGCGAAGGGCGGAGAGTTCTACACCCCCCGTGAGGTCGTCCAGGTACTGGTTCGCATCCTCAAGCCCTCCCCCACAGCTCGAGTCTATGACCCCACCTGCGGCTCGGGTGGGATGCTGGTCTACAGCGCCGAGCACGTGCGGCGGCAGGACGGGCCGGACGGGGCTCGGAAGATGAAGCTCTTCGGGCAGGAGCGGAACTGGAACACCTGGGCCATCGCCCGCATGAACATGGTCCTGCACGACCTGGAGGCCGAGATTCGGGGCGGGGCCTCCACGCTCACCGATCCGCAGTTCACTCGCGGCGAAGGACAGATCGACACCTTTGATGTGGTCATCGCCAACTTCCCCTTCTCCGATGCGAACTGGGGCCACGAGCGGCTCAAGGAGGATCCCTTCGGGCGGATGCGGTACGGCATGCCGCCAAGCAAGAATGGCGACTTCGCCTTCCTCCAGCACATCGTCGCCAGCATGAACGAGACCGGCCGAGCGGGGGTAGTCTGCAGCCAGGGCGTGCTGTTCCGAGGCAACGCCGAGGGCAAGATCCGGCGGGCGATGCTGAAGGAGGACCTCCTTGAGGCGGTGGTCGGACTACCGTCCAACCTCTTCTACGGCAACACCATCCCCGGCTGCCTGCTGTTCTTCAACCGCTGCAAGCCACAGGAGCGACGGGGCAAGGTGCTGTTCATCTACGCCGCCAAGGACTACGAGGAACTCTCGAACCAGAACCGCCTGCGGCCGCAGGATGTGGACCGCATCGTGGCGGCCTTTGAGGCGGGGCAGGACGAGGAGCGTTACTGCCGCCTGGTGGCGATGGACGAGATCGCCGAGAACGACTACAACCTGAACATCCCCCGGTACGTGGACACCTTCGAGCCGGAGGAGCCGGTGGACATGCCGGCAGCGGTGGCGGCCCTGGGCGAGGCGGAGGCAGCCC
- a CDS encoding winged helix-turn-helix domain-containing protein: MSRDALKTILLMLDARCSSLIGSDDVADWGPGELEALLTAGLLRPAGMANAVECECEAGGLEDVIFVDGAEGEGLRAYIVCREGSLGRVKVPLERLRRWRTDPAGLARYLAAQFDEGTRVDECVPERLWWLGRPIVGNKRCDLFLARGATWGDADEVFGAPGAATGCTRAVVLVPRQLPTGALFTPSTQVVCLGRVLSLGDGALRVDVSVVQDAMAAEQVAAPLGRQPVLVIDGVSVEYRNQRVMLSSLPLQLLKALAHKPGALLSHFELAEAVWGDAGTQYLDQLRGHVKTVNDAFIKAGSTTRLIRPKKGTGYLLDLGAEQVSCD, encoded by the coding sequence ATGTCTCGGGACGCCCTGAAGACGATCCTGCTGATGCTCGACGCCCGGTGCAGTTCACTAATCGGGTCTGACGATGTGGCAGACTGGGGTCCCGGCGAACTCGAGGCCCTCCTCACTGCTGGCCTGTTGCGTCCAGCCGGCATGGCAAATGCGGTTGAGTGCGAGTGTGAGGCAGGTGGGCTCGAGGATGTCATCTTCGTGGACGGCGCGGAGGGAGAGGGACTGCGGGCCTACATCGTCTGCCGTGAGGGCAGCCTGGGACGTGTGAAGGTGCCTCTGGAGCGCCTGAGACGGTGGAGAACGGACCCCGCTGGTCTGGCCCGCTATCTGGCTGCCCAGTTCGACGAAGGGACGAGGGTGGACGAGTGCGTGCCTGAGCGTTTGTGGTGGCTCGGCAGACCGATCGTGGGGAACAAGCGGTGCGACCTGTTCCTTGCCCGCGGCGCCACATGGGGCGATGCGGACGAAGTCTTTGGAGCGCCAGGAGCAGCGACCGGCTGTACCAGAGCCGTGGTGCTGGTGCCGCGGCAACTGCCCACTGGCGCTCTTTTCACTCCCAGCACGCAGGTGGTCTGCTTGGGACGTGTGTTGTCTCTTGGGGACGGCGCACTGCGTGTGGACGTGAGCGTGGTACAGGATGCCATGGCGGCCGAGCAGGTCGCGGCACCACTTGGTCGCCAGCCCGTTCTTGTTATCGACGGGGTGTCGGTTGAGTACCGGAACCAAAGGGTGATGCTGAGCTCACTGCCATTGCAGCTCCTCAAGGCCCTGGCCCACAAGCCTGGAGCCCTGTTGTCTCACTTCGAGCTGGCTGAGGCCGTCTGGGGGGATGCGGGGACGCAGTACCTTGACCAGCTCAGAGGCCACGTGAAGACGGTAAACGACGCCTTCATCAAGGCAGGCAGCACCACGAGACTGATCAGGCCCAAGAAAGGAACCGGTTACCTCCTCGACCTGGGCGCCGAGCAGGTGTCATGCGACTAG
- a CDS encoding phage/plasmid primase, P4 family gives MTGRQTKWAMVPGELKRERRWVCWVYEDRNAKRTKVPVVAARLFRADGGPRRASCRDPRTWRSFAEAAANANRFEGIGFMLGNGFAGIDLDRSLSANQSLEPWAAPILSIVQSYTEVSPSQHGLKILCRAHKPRDAGPKDSGNRKPVEGGEVECYWERRFFTITGQHWATSPLATTDCGDAFAGVWRQYVKPAGQDDGHRQSDRAGGLSDADLLARARTSKNGAQFVALFDQGDTSAYRRTNEDGTANDGASEADLALCNHLAFWTGGDEARIDRLFRQSALMRSKWLRDDYRDGTVQKAIRNARATVSYRKRCTNEQRGSYQASAPRGGAGDPVSASRLASAVLKADSFAVDEGNALYYFDHGRYRSKGERRIASRVKRLLTTWGQSDKWSSRKQCEVAEYIRVDAPRLWSVPPLNVLNCGNGLLDLATGEFREHDPSFLSLVQLPVQYDPDATCPAWERFVEQTFPDDALGLPWEIAAWLMTPDTSNEKALLLLGEGANGKSTYLAGLMAFLGNENCTNLSLQKLETDRFAAARLAGKLANICPDLPSAHLAGTSVFKAITGGDRIDAERKYAEGFSFDCYARLVFSANHPPQSADASPAFFRRWLCVPFARTFEGSAARNRGELDAELGAAKELSGVLNLALAALPRVRSKGLTEATSMREAMGDFRTVTDPLVVWLEREVVRGSRLLTPKRQLHSAYNEACQKAGRPVTTEKSFGSALRRFMPGVEEGQRTVGDRLQWCWVGIGLRSA, from the coding sequence ATGACAGGGAGACAGACGAAGTGGGCGATGGTACCAGGGGAACTGAAGCGCGAACGGCGGTGGGTCTGCTGGGTCTACGAAGACCGCAATGCGAAGCGGACCAAAGTGCCCGTCGTGGCGGCAAGGCTCTTCCGTGCAGATGGCGGGCCGCGCCGGGCATCCTGTCGGGATCCTCGCACCTGGCGCAGCTTTGCAGAGGCCGCCGCCAACGCGAACCGTTTCGAGGGCATTGGCTTCATGCTTGGCAATGGGTTTGCCGGCATCGACCTCGACCGTTCACTGAGCGCGAACCAGTCGCTCGAGCCCTGGGCAGCACCCATCCTCAGCATTGTCCAAAGCTACACGGAGGTCTCCCCGTCACAACACGGGCTCAAGATACTCTGTCGCGCCCACAAGCCCCGCGACGCTGGACCGAAGGACAGCGGCAACAGGAAGCCAGTCGAGGGCGGGGAGGTCGAGTGCTACTGGGAGCGACGCTTCTTCACGATCACCGGCCAGCACTGGGCAACAAGCCCGCTGGCAACCACCGACTGTGGCGATGCGTTTGCAGGCGTCTGGCGTCAGTACGTCAAGCCCGCAGGCCAGGACGACGGCCATCGGCAGTCAGACAGAGCCGGCGGCCTGAGCGACGCAGACCTCCTTGCGAGAGCGAGGACATCGAAGAACGGCGCCCAGTTCGTTGCGCTCTTCGATCAGGGGGACACGTCCGCGTACCGACGGACCAACGAGGACGGGACCGCCAACGATGGCGCAAGCGAAGCCGACCTTGCGCTGTGCAACCACCTCGCCTTCTGGACAGGAGGCGACGAGGCTCGCATTGACCGTCTGTTCAGGCAGTCAGCCCTCATGCGCAGCAAGTGGCTCCGCGATGACTACCGCGATGGTACGGTTCAGAAGGCCATCCGGAATGCTCGCGCGACGGTGTCGTACCGGAAGCGCTGTACCAACGAACAGCGCGGGTCGTACCAGGCTTCCGCACCCCGGGGGGGCGCCGGAGACCCCGTGAGTGCTTCGCGGCTCGCTAGCGCGGTCCTGAAAGCAGACTCCTTCGCAGTGGATGAAGGCAATGCGCTCTACTACTTCGACCATGGACGCTATCGGTCAAAGGGCGAGCGCCGCATCGCGAGCCGTGTCAAGCGCCTGCTCACGACTTGGGGGCAGAGTGACAAATGGAGCAGCCGCAAGCAGTGTGAGGTGGCCGAGTACATCCGAGTTGATGCGCCTCGTCTCTGGTCCGTGCCCCCACTGAACGTACTGAACTGCGGCAACGGCCTTCTTGACCTGGCCACGGGCGAATTCCGCGAACACGACCCGAGTTTCCTATCGCTAGTGCAGCTTCCGGTGCAGTACGACCCCGACGCCACCTGCCCCGCTTGGGAGCGCTTCGTCGAGCAGACCTTCCCCGACGACGCCCTGGGGCTGCCGTGGGAGATCGCCGCGTGGCTAATGACGCCCGACACATCCAACGAGAAAGCCCTTCTCCTGCTTGGTGAAGGGGCTAACGGCAAGTCAACCTACCTGGCGGGACTGATGGCCTTCCTCGGCAACGAGAACTGCACGAACCTCAGCCTTCAGAAGCTGGAAACTGACCGCTTCGCCGCAGCCAGGCTCGCAGGCAAGCTCGCGAACATCTGTCCTGACCTTCCCTCGGCCCACCTCGCCGGCACGAGCGTGTTCAAGGCCATCACCGGGGGAGACCGGATCGACGCTGAGCGCAAGTACGCTGAAGGCTTCTCCTTCGACTGCTATGCCCGCCTCGTCTTTAGCGCCAATCACCCTCCACAGTCTGCCGACGCTTCGCCGGCGTTTTTCCGGCGGTGGTTGTGCGTTCCCTTCGCGCGGACCTTTGAGGGGAGCGCGGCAAGGAACCGCGGCGAACTCGACGCAGAGCTTGGGGCCGCCAAGGAGCTTTCTGGAGTGCTCAATCTCGCGCTTGCCGCCCTGCCTCGCGTTAGGTCGAAGGGACTCACCGAAGCGACGTCCATGCGAGAGGCAATGGGCGACTTCCGAACGGTCACCGATCCCTTGGTGGTATGGCTTGAGAGGGAGGTGGTACGTGGGTCTAGGCTGCTGACCCCCAAACGCCAGCTGCACTCCGCGTACAACGAGGCCTGTCAGAAGGCGGGTCGTCCTGTGACCACAGAGAAGTCCTTTGGCAGCGCGTTGCGGCGTTTCATGCCAGGCGTCGAGGAAGGACAACGTACCGTTGGTGACAGGCTGCAGTGGTGCTGGGTGGGGATCGGGCTTCGCTCCGCATAG
- a CDS encoding recombinase family protein — MMKATPRSSGTPVVIYARVSSREQADEGFSIPAQLKLLREYASDRGFDVAQEFVDVETAKQAGRPAFGEMVEFLRRRQKTCRTLLVEKTDRLYRNLRDYVTLDDLDVEVHFVKESFVLSDDSRSTEKFMHGIKVLMAKNYVDNLAEEASKGMRTKAEQGTWPSSAPLGYLNVRSGDRRGIALDPERAGTIRRMFEVYASGNCSLEEIRVRAIAEGLMTRRGSAPSKSTIARVLKNPFYTGQFQWGGRTYTGDHTPLVSAELFHRVQEAFRQGNHPVHESKRSLAYAGLIKCERCGCAVTAGVHKGKYVYYRCTRARGDCRAPLIREDRLEGLLGELVQRVQIDEQTIDWVAMALKESHRDEKEHHAEQVDHLQRELTKIQARMDRAYEDKLDGRISEDFWQRKSSEWRASRLELQAAIERHQRAAELYLEAGVQVLRLAMRAYPLWLHQPQTGKRKLLDILLLNCTFDGQTLRATYRKPFCWLAEGSLRTVWRG, encoded by the coding sequence ATGATGAAGGCGACACCTCGAAGCAGCGGCACCCCAGTCGTTATCTACGCCCGTGTCTCCAGCAGGGAGCAAGCTGATGAGGGCTTCTCCATCCCGGCTCAACTCAAACTCCTGCGCGAGTATGCCTCCGACAGAGGCTTCGACGTCGCGCAGGAGTTTGTGGACGTGGAGACGGCCAAGCAGGCGGGGAGGCCGGCCTTCGGCGAGATGGTGGAGTTCCTGCGCCGACGCCAGAAGACGTGCAGAACCTTGCTGGTCGAGAAGACTGATCGCCTCTACCGTAATCTGCGGGACTACGTCACCCTCGACGACCTGGACGTCGAGGTCCACTTTGTCAAGGAGAGCTTCGTGCTCTCTGATGACAGCCGGTCCACCGAGAAGTTCATGCACGGGATCAAGGTCCTCATGGCGAAGAACTATGTGGACAACCTCGCCGAGGAAGCCAGCAAGGGGATGAGGACAAAAGCCGAGCAGGGCACCTGGCCGTCCTCAGCACCGCTGGGGTACCTCAATGTGCGATCTGGCGACAGGCGCGGTATCGCGCTGGACCCGGAGCGGGCCGGCACCATCAGGCGCATGTTCGAGGTGTACGCGTCAGGTAACTGCAGCCTGGAGGAGATCCGCGTGCGCGCCATTGCCGAGGGGCTTATGACGAGACGCGGCAGCGCGCCGTCGAAGAGCACGATCGCGCGGGTACTGAAGAACCCCTTCTACACGGGGCAGTTCCAGTGGGGAGGGCGCACCTACACAGGGGATCACACGCCCCTGGTCTCGGCTGAGCTTTTCCATCGAGTACAGGAGGCCTTCCGCCAGGGAAACCACCCCGTCCACGAGAGCAAGCGGTCCCTCGCCTACGCTGGGCTCATCAAGTGCGAACGCTGCGGTTGTGCGGTCACGGCGGGTGTTCACAAGGGGAAGTACGTGTACTACCGCTGCACGCGCGCGCGAGGTGACTGCAGGGCTCCACTGATCCGTGAAGACAGGCTGGAGGGCCTCCTGGGCGAACTCGTGCAGCGCGTGCAGATCGACGAACAGACCATCGACTGGGTCGCTATGGCCCTCAAGGAAAGCCACCGCGACGAGAAGGAGCACCATGCAGAGCAGGTGGATCACCTACAGCGAGAACTGACGAAGATCCAGGCTCGTATGGACAGGGCATACGAGGATAAGCTCGATGGCAGGATATCCGAGGACTTCTGGCAGCGGAAGAGCAGTGAGTGGCGAGCCAGTCGACTCGAGCTGCAGGCCGCGATCGAACGGCACCAGAGAGCGGCAGAACTGTACCTTGAGGCAGGCGTGCAGGTGCTCCGCCTGGCCATGCGGGCGTACCCCCTCTGGCTCCATCAGCCCCAGACTGGGAAACGGAAGCTGCTGGATATCCTCCTCTTAAACTGCACCTTCGATGGCCAAACCCTAAGGGCCACATACAGAAAACCCTTCTGCTGGTTGGCAGAAGGGTCATTGCGTACTGTATGGCGGGGCTGA
- a CDS encoding shikimate dehydrogenase → MRLLTEVDGTTRVVGVIGWPVRHSLSPPMQNAALEALGLNWIYVPFEVAPEQIPQALEGLRALNLVGLNVTVPHKEAVARLVDERSGAAQVLGAVNTIVNREGVLHGHNTDGEGFLRSLREAGEEVRDRRVTFIGAGGAARSVAYAVASAGAAAVTVVNRTPARARDVAELVSRNTPVQASVAALDSPEAKQAVRDAQVIIDCTPCGMFPHVDDAPAIPPEWLHEGQCVCDLVYTPRDTVLLKAARQAGARTVEGVGMLVHQGAIALELWTGQAAPVEVMRAALVQALEVREAVR, encoded by the coding sequence ATGCGTCTGCTTACCGAAGTGGACGGCACAACCCGTGTGGTCGGCGTGATCGGCTGGCCGGTCAGACACAGCCTGTCACCTCCCATGCAGAACGCCGCGCTCGAGGCCCTCGGCCTCAACTGGATCTACGTGCCCTTCGAGGTTGCGCCGGAACAGATCCCGCAGGCCCTGGAGGGACTACGAGCGCTGAACCTGGTCGGCCTGAACGTCACGGTGCCGCACAAGGAGGCTGTGGCGCGGTTGGTGGACGAACGCTCGGGGGCCGCGCAGGTTCTCGGGGCGGTCAACACCATCGTCAATCGCGAGGGCGTGCTCCACGGCCACAACACTGATGGTGAGGGTTTCCTGCGGTCGCTGCGTGAGGCCGGCGAAGAGGTGCGCGACCGGCGCGTCACCTTCATAGGTGCCGGTGGAGCTGCGAGGTCAGTCGCCTATGCCGTCGCTTCTGCCGGAGCTGCAGCGGTCACCGTCGTCAACCGCACTCCGGCTCGCGCTCGCGACGTGGCTGAGTTGGTGAGTCGCAACACGCCGGTGCAGGCTTCGGTGGCGGCACTGGATTCGCCGGAGGCTAAGCAGGCCGTCCGGGACGCGCAAGTGATCATCGACTGCACCCCCTGTGGCATGTTCCCCCATGTCGACGATGCACCGGCGATCCCTCCGGAGTGGCTCCATGAGGGACAGTGCGTGTGCGACCTGGTCTACACTCCGCGTGATACGGTGCTGCTCAAGGCCGCACGACAGGCAGGGGCGCGAACCGTCGAGGGAGTCGGAATGTTGGTGCATCAGGGCGCCATCGCTTTGGAGCTATGGACCGGGCAGGCGGCGCCGGTTGAGGTGATGCGAGCGGCCCTGGTTCAGGCTCTTGAGGTTCGTGAGGCGGTTCGATAG
- a CDS encoding YqeG family HAD IIIA-type phosphatase yields MLSNLTPKLVVRRLQDLSLDDLATHGLEALLLDLDNTVCPWHSEEPAPGCEEWVQQATARFKVCMVSNSIHPRRLNRVADRLAIPAVGRWGLGRKPFPGGILAALQLLGVDRSRTAMIGDQIMTDVLGGNRLGLFTVWVQPLQKREFFGTKPSRAVERLLLRRFRRMGLLPEGS; encoded by the coding sequence GTGCTGTCAAACCTAACGCCCAAGCTGGTAGTCCGCCGGTTACAGGACCTTAGTCTAGACGACCTCGCCACCCACGGACTTGAGGCGCTGCTCCTGGATCTGGACAACACCGTGTGCCCCTGGCACAGCGAGGAACCGGCTCCCGGTTGCGAGGAGTGGGTGCAGCAGGCGACCGCACGCTTCAAGGTGTGCATGGTCTCCAACAGCATCCACCCACGTCGTCTGAACCGTGTGGCCGACCGCCTGGCGATCCCGGCCGTGGGTCGGTGGGGACTTGGCCGCAAGCCCTTCCCGGGCGGGATACTGGCAGCGCTTCAGCTCCTCGGCGTCGACCGCAGCCGGACGGCGATGATCGGCGACCAGATCATGACCGACGTTCTCGGCGGCAACCGACTGGGGCTGTTCACCGTCTGGGTTCAGCCGCTGCAGAAGCGCGAGTTCTTCGGGACCAAGCCTTCACGAGCCGTGGAGCGGCTCCTCCTTCGCCGCTTCCGCAGGATGGGGCTCCTGCCCGAGGGGTCCTGA
- the mltG gene encoding endolytic transglycosylase MltG codes for MKRLLLAFAVLVILIVCGFGVIAPRVQRYLLAPPSHWPGDKFMLFEIKEGAKAGPVAEQLAKKGIIRSSWQFKRTMRGLGIESKLRPGLYRIEPGKNAEEIARQLGNHETWTIKVTLPEGLTIAQIADRIEKAGKVEGGQWLPRAKEIRAAATADAYRQATGIGLPTKSAEGYLFPATYQFEAGSKADQIVAVMFREFFTRFVRRYEDPIKTRRLTPHELVTLASIVEREAVKDAERPIIAQVFLNRISRGMKLESCATVEYILPQHKARLTYRDIRTPSPYNTYINRGLPPGPICNPGDASLKAAVYPQKTSALYFVSNGDGTHTFSTTYQEHLAAKARAESSARGGSDRAVKPNAQAGSPPVTGP; via the coding sequence ATGAAACGCCTTCTGCTGGCCTTCGCTGTCCTGGTTATCCTCATCGTCTGCGGCTTCGGGGTGATCGCCCCGCGAGTGCAGCGCTATCTGCTTGCGCCTCCGAGCCACTGGCCGGGCGACAAGTTCATGCTCTTCGAGATCAAGGAGGGCGCCAAGGCCGGGCCGGTGGCGGAGCAGTTGGCCAAGAAGGGCATCATCCGCAGCTCCTGGCAGTTCAAGCGCACGATGCGCGGCCTCGGCATCGAGAGCAAGCTTCGGCCCGGTCTGTACCGGATCGAGCCCGGCAAGAACGCCGAGGAGATCGCCAGGCAGCTCGGTAACCACGAGACCTGGACTATCAAGGTCACCCTTCCCGAAGGCCTCACTATCGCTCAGATCGCCGACCGCATCGAGAAGGCAGGGAAGGTTGAGGGCGGCCAGTGGCTGCCCAGGGCGAAGGAGATCAGGGCTGCGGCGACTGCCGACGCCTACCGCCAGGCAACCGGCATAGGCCTCCCCACCAAGTCGGCGGAGGGTTACCTCTTCCCCGCTACCTATCAGTTCGAGGCGGGCTCCAAGGCGGACCAGATCGTCGCGGTTATGTTCCGCGAGTTCTTCACCCGCTTCGTCCGCAGGTATGAGGACCCCATCAAGACGCGTCGACTGACGCCGCATGAGCTGGTGACTCTGGCCTCCATCGTTGAGCGGGAGGCCGTCAAGGACGCCGAGCGTCCGATCATCGCCCAGGTCTTCCTCAACCGCATCAGCCGCGGCATGAAGCTGGAGTCTTGCGCAACCGTCGAGTACATCCTGCCGCAGCACAAGGCCCGGCTTACCTATAGGGATATCCGGACACCCTCTCCCTACAACACCTACATCAACCGTGGCCTGCCGCCGGGCCCCATCTGCAACCCGGGTGACGCCTCGCTCAAGGCCGCTGTGTATCCGCAGAAGACCTCGGCGCTGTACTTCGTCTCCAACGGGGACGGGACGCACACCTTTTCAACCACCTACCAGGAGCATCTCGCCGCCAAGGCGCGCGCTGAAAGCTCTGCACGCGGAGGGTCGGACCGTGCTGTCAAACCTAACGCCCAAGCTGGTAGTCCGCCGGTTACAGGACCTTAG
- the ruvX gene encoding Holliday junction resolvase RuvX: MRTIAYDIGTKRVGVAVSDPLGTIASPAGVVLRSEDAAADAARLAEMATEYEAERIVVGMPVSLRGEREIAAHKIEEFIALLRECTALPIVEWDERMTTAIAERTMIGADVSRMERRRKIDQVAAALILQSYLDSLP; this comes from the coding sequence ATGCGTACCATTGCCTATGACATCGGAACGAAGCGCGTCGGCGTCGCGGTGAGCGATCCTCTGGGAACCATCGCCTCTCCTGCAGGGGTTGTTCTTCGTTCAGAGGACGCCGCTGCCGATGCTGCGCGTCTGGCCGAGATGGCGACTGAGTACGAGGCCGAGCGAATCGTGGTCGGCATGCCCGTGAGTCTTCGGGGCGAGCGCGAGATAGCGGCCCACAAGATCGAGGAGTTCATCGCCCTGCTTCGCGAGTGCACGGCGCTGCCCATCGTCGAGTGGGACGAGCGCATGACGACCGCCATCGCCGAGCGCACCATGATCGGGGCCGACGTCTCTCGGATGGAGCGTCGCCGCAAGATCGATCAGGTCGCAGCCGCCCTGATCCTGCAAAGCTACCTGGACTCCCTGCCCTGA